A section of the Streptomyces xinghaiensis S187 genome encodes:
- a CDS encoding FkbM family methyltransferase gives MQVHEAGLLGRTAKAAAPQLCRLASSRRMRQGTRLLEIYLEILQGRGAGTGWDLRGEIHAARHCLRGVEAPVVFDVGANYGQWSAGLRTALGGRTGRFFLFEPQPACQSALARAQVPNQVVIPAAVSDEEGSATIFADTPGSGVASVHRRRDSYFGDMTAHQEKVPVTTIDREVERWGVDRVDLLKLDIEGAEFQALRGAAGSLRDRRVTTIAFEFGSANVYSRTFFRDFWDLLSPFGYRLWRICPGGVLLPVREYTEELEHFRGVSNYVASVRPA, from the coding sequence ATGCAGGTACATGAAGCCGGCCTCCTCGGCCGGACCGCCAAGGCCGCGGCGCCCCAGCTGTGCCGGCTGGCGAGCAGCCGGCGGATGCGGCAGGGGACCCGTCTGCTCGAAATCTACTTGGAGATCCTCCAGGGACGGGGCGCCGGGACCGGCTGGGACCTGCGTGGCGAAATCCACGCCGCGCGGCACTGCCTCCGGGGCGTCGAAGCCCCCGTGGTCTTCGATGTGGGCGCCAACTACGGCCAGTGGTCCGCCGGGCTGCGCACCGCCCTCGGCGGGCGGACCGGTCGCTTCTTCCTGTTCGAACCGCAGCCCGCGTGCCAGTCGGCGCTGGCGAGGGCGCAGGTCCCGAACCAGGTGGTCATTCCCGCCGCGGTGAGCGACGAGGAGGGCTCGGCGACCATCTTCGCCGACACTCCGGGCTCGGGCGTGGCGTCCGTCCACCGCCGCCGTGACTCCTACTTCGGCGACATGACGGCTCATCAGGAGAAGGTGCCGGTCACCACCATCGACCGCGAGGTCGAGAGGTGGGGGGTCGACCGGGTCGACCTGCTGAAGCTCGACATCGAGGGAGCGGAGTTCCAGGCCCTGCGCGGGGCGGCCGGCAGCCTCAGGGACCGGAGGGTGACGACCATCGCCTTCGAGTTCGGCTCGGCCAACGTCTACTCCCGCACCTTCTTCCGGGACTTCTGGGACCTGCTCTCCCCGTTCGGCTACCGGCTGTGGCGGATCTGCCCCGGCGGGGTCCTGCTGCCCGTACGGGAGTACACCGAGGAACTCGAGCACTTCCGCGGGGTGAGCAACTACGTGGCGTCCGTGAGGCCCGCGTGA
- a CDS encoding glycosyltransferase family 4 protein, with protein sequence MVTAGSGRRRVVVVQPYVPGYRTSFFDRLQTRLAAEGVELEVLHGPAPAHQAERGDAASCACATQVGTRRLALPGGRSLLWRRVRRRAASADLVVLEQALHNLEAYPLLLRPTGRPRCAPRVAFWGHGRTYTKPPSRVEAVAKGALTRLGSWFFAYTEGGAAHVASRGFPRDRITVVRNSVDTAELVAARARAVRPGTAEFAEAALLRERYGLTEGRTALYLGGLDAPKRIPFLLECADRIAAGIPGFRLLVAGDGADRHLVEAAANRPGSPVVAVGRRGGASAGPLGAVGDVMLMPGRVGLCAVDSFALRTPVVTTDWPWHAPEFEYLADGRNALVAPDDPTAYVGAVTALLRDPARLDALRTACRSDAAAYTTEGMAARFGDGLLQAMERDQRNPHAGT encoded by the coding sequence GTGGTGACCGCCGGAAGCGGCCGGCGCCGTGTGGTCGTGGTGCAGCCGTACGTCCCGGGCTACCGCACGTCCTTCTTCGACCGGCTGCAGACACGGCTGGCCGCCGAGGGCGTGGAACTCGAAGTGCTGCACGGGCCCGCGCCCGCGCACCAGGCCGAACGCGGGGACGCCGCGTCCTGCGCCTGCGCGACCCAGGTCGGCACCCGGCGCCTCGCCCTGCCCGGAGGACGGTCCCTGCTCTGGCGCCGCGTGCGGCGCCGGGCCGCCTCCGCCGACCTCGTCGTCCTGGAGCAGGCGCTGCACAACCTGGAGGCGTACCCCCTGCTCCTCCGGCCGACGGGCCGCCCGCGGTGCGCCCCCCGGGTCGCGTTCTGGGGGCACGGCCGGACCTACACCAAGCCGCCGAGCCGCGTGGAAGCCGTCGCCAAGGGCGCCCTGACCCGGCTCGGATCCTGGTTCTTCGCCTACACCGAGGGCGGAGCGGCGCACGTCGCCTCCCGGGGCTTCCCCCGCGACCGGATCACCGTGGTGCGCAACTCCGTCGACACCGCGGAGCTCGTCGCCGCGCGCGCCCGGGCCGTGCGGCCGGGGACGGCGGAGTTCGCCGAGGCGGCGCTGCTGCGCGAGCGGTACGGTCTGACCGAGGGGCGCACCGCCCTGTACCTCGGAGGGCTGGACGCGCCCAAGCGGATCCCGTTCCTGCTGGAGTGCGCGGACCGCATCGCCGCCGGAATCCCGGGCTTCCGGCTGCTGGTGGCGGGCGACGGCGCCGACCGCCACCTGGTCGAGGCCGCGGCGAACCGGCCCGGCAGCCCGGTCGTCGCGGTGGGCCGGCGGGGCGGAGCGAGCGCCGGGCCGCTCGGCGCGGTCGGCGACGTCATGCTGATGCCGGGCCGGGTCGGACTCTGCGCGGTGGACTCCTTCGCCCTGCGCACGCCCGTCGTCACCACGGACTGGCCCTGGCACGCCCCCGAGTTCGAGTACCTGGCCGACGGCCGCAACGCGCTGGTCGCGCCGGACGACCCCACGGCCTACGTCGGCGCCGTGACCGCGCTGCTGCGCGACCCCGCACGGCTGGACGCCCTCCGTACGGCCTGCCGGAGCGATGCCGCGGCTTACACGACGGAGGGCATGGCGGCGCGTTTCGGCGACGGGCTGCTGCAGGCGATGGAACGAGACCAAAGGAATCCGCATGCAGGTACATGA
- a CDS encoding glycosyltransferase family 4 protein — translation MSAREAPRPRTDRPPGNPSAHRVALVHSFYSSRRPSGENAAVLDQAEALRAAGHDVTVVAAHTDALETGRGYTLRAAVRVATGRGRSPLAELRRLGPDVVHVHNLFPNFATDWLDRWPGAVVATLHNYRPLCAAATLFRDGKTCTACPDGDRWTGLRHGCYRGRRGATLPLTWAGRHGAAAHPLLRRAERLVALSERSRDLYQRFGVPPEKLALVPNFVASGNPGTGPGGRPAAPAARWVYAGRLSEEKGILPLLRNWPESEPLDLIGSGPLESACREAAPGTVRLLGPLPRQEVAARLPRYTGLVFPSVCPESATALVCQEALAAGVPVLALAGSAAADSVRRDGTGAVYGASGELPHALATARERFPLLREHCRRVHAERYSARSWTAGIEAVYAQALARAAGRPAAAVAEPSW, via the coding sequence ATGTCAGCACGAGAGGCACCCCGTCCCCGGACGGACCGTCCACCGGGCAACCCGTCGGCCCACCGCGTGGCGCTGGTGCACAGCTTCTACTCCTCCCGCCGGCCGAGCGGGGAGAACGCCGCCGTGCTCGACCAGGCGGAGGCGCTGCGCGCCGCCGGGCACGACGTTACCGTGGTCGCCGCCCACACCGACGCACTGGAGACCGGGCGCGGCTACACCCTGCGTGCGGCGGTCCGGGTCGCCACGGGCCGCGGCAGGTCGCCGCTGGCCGAACTCCGCCGGCTCGGCCCCGACGTGGTGCACGTGCACAACCTGTTCCCCAACTTCGCCACCGACTGGCTGGACCGCTGGCCCGGCGCCGTGGTCGCCACGCTCCACAACTACCGGCCGCTGTGCGCGGCCGCCACGCTCTTCCGCGACGGGAAGACCTGCACCGCGTGCCCCGACGGCGACCGGTGGACCGGACTGCGGCACGGCTGCTACCGGGGCCGGCGCGGCGCGACGCTCCCCCTCACCTGGGCCGGCCGGCACGGAGCGGCGGCCCATCCCCTTCTGCGGCGCGCCGAGCGGCTGGTGGCGCTCTCCGAGCGCAGCCGGGACCTGTACCAGCGGTTCGGGGTGCCCCCGGAAAAGCTGGCCCTGGTACCCAACTTCGTCGCGTCGGGGAATCCGGGGACCGGCCCCGGGGGCCGGCCCGCGGCACCGGCCGCGCGATGGGTGTACGCCGGACGGCTGAGCGAGGAGAAGGGCATCCTGCCCCTGCTCCGCAACTGGCCGGAGAGCGAACCCCTCGACCTGATCGGTTCCGGGCCGCTGGAGTCGGCGTGCAGGGAGGCCGCGCCCGGCACGGTCAGGCTGCTCGGCCCCCTCCCGCGCCAGGAGGTCGCCGCCCGGCTGCCGCGTTACACGGGTCTGGTCTTCCCCAGCGTCTGCCCCGAGTCCGCCACCGCGCTCGTGTGCCAGGAGGCGCTGGCGGCGGGAGTGCCGGTGCTCGCCCTCGCGGGCTCGGCGGCGGCGGACAGTGTGCGCAGGGACGGTACGGGGGCGGTCTACGGCGCCTCGGGCGAACTGCCGCACGCCCTCGCGACGGCACGCGAGCGCTTCCCCCTGCTGCGTGAGCACTGCCGCCGGGTGCACGCCGAGCGGTACAGCGCACGGTCCTGGACGGCCGGCATCGAGGCCGTGTACGCCCAGGCCCTGGCGCGGGCCGCGGGCCGGCCGGCGGCCGCTGTCGCGGAGCCGTCGTGGTGA
- a CDS encoding glycosyltransferase family 4 protein, producing MTAPTGEAPTGQAPDVRHRHDVPSPAPTARALRIVLASYACDPSRGTEPGMGWAWAEALARRGHTVELLTRPHGGNTEHIGRRIEALGPVGRRIRTHVVPAPPRPWWVRLLPGFLRGQVLEFVHYDGWQRRALEHARGHGLGCADLVHHVSYGSLVGGSALRRLGPPLVFGPVGGGQTAPRSHRRWLGPAYVQELVRELLWVRGMSLRPTCRATVREAALVLTTNRDTARRARRLGRADPRMVLSDGVPGELLREPAREGPERPDRPPTVLWVGRLTAIKAPELALRAFALLSARVPDARFVVLGDGPLRADLERLTVRLGLTGSVSFRGRLPWRDTLAAYDDADVLLFTSLRDSFGVQNLEAWARGLPVVHLDHQGVGDFSAPGCSAPVPLGDPADLPGRLADALAGMLADEEARRRTAEAGPRWARQHTWAAKAEFAERLYEAVLNRR from the coding sequence TTGACGGCTCCGACCGGCGAGGCCCCGACCGGCCAGGCCCCGGACGTACGCCACCGGCACGACGTCCCGTCCCCCGCCCCCACCGCGCGGGCGCTGCGCATCGTCCTGGCGTCGTACGCGTGCGACCCGAGCCGCGGCACCGAGCCGGGCATGGGCTGGGCCTGGGCCGAGGCGCTGGCCCGGCGCGGACACACGGTCGAGCTGCTGACCCGTCCCCACGGCGGCAACACGGAGCACATCGGCAGGCGGATCGAGGCCCTCGGCCCGGTGGGGCGGCGGATCAGGACGCATGTCGTGCCGGCCCCGCCCCGCCCCTGGTGGGTCCGTCTGCTGCCGGGCTTCCTGCGCGGCCAGGTCCTGGAGTTCGTCCACTACGACGGATGGCAGCGGCGCGCCCTGGAACACGCGCGCGGCCACGGGCTCGGCTGCGCCGACCTGGTGCACCACGTGTCGTACGGCTCGCTCGTGGGCGGCAGCGCGCTGCGGCGGCTCGGACCGCCGCTGGTGTTCGGCCCCGTGGGCGGCGGGCAGACCGCGCCGCGCAGCCACCGCCGCTGGCTGGGACCCGCGTACGTCCAGGAGTTGGTGCGGGAGTTGCTGTGGGTGCGGGGCATGAGCCTGCGTCCGACGTGCCGTGCGACGGTCCGGGAGGCGGCCCTGGTCCTCACCACCAATCGCGACACCGCGCGACGGGCCCGCCGCCTGGGCCGCGCCGATCCCCGCATGGTCCTCAGCGACGGTGTGCCCGGCGAGTTGCTGCGGGAGCCCGCGCGGGAGGGGCCGGAGCGGCCGGACCGCCCGCCGACCGTGCTCTGGGTCGGGAGGCTCACCGCCATCAAGGCGCCGGAACTGGCCCTGAGGGCGTTCGCGCTCCTCTCGGCCCGCGTTCCCGACGCCCGTTTCGTGGTGCTCGGGGACGGCCCGCTCCGCGCGGACCTGGAGCGGCTCACCGTCCGGCTGGGGCTCACCGGGTCCGTGTCCTTCCGGGGCCGGCTGCCCTGGAGGGACACCCTCGCCGCGTACGACGACGCGGACGTGCTGCTCTTCACCAGCCTCCGCGACTCCTTCGGGGTGCAGAACCTCGAGGCGTGGGCCCGGGGGCTGCCCGTGGTGCATCTCGACCACCAGGGAGTCGGGGACTTCTCCGCGCCGGGCTGCTCGGCTCCCGTGCCGCTGGGCGACCCGGCGGACCTGCCCGGGCGCCTCGCTGACGCGCTGGCGGGAATGCTCGCCGACGAGGAGGCCCGGCGCCGCACGGCGGAGGCCGGGCCCCGATGGGCCAGGCAGCACACCTGGGCCGCGAAGGCCGAGTTCGCCGAGCGGCTGTACGAGGCCGTGCTGAACCGTCGTTGA
- a CDS encoding WecB/TagA/CpsF family glycosyltransferase: protein MTAVGETASGTVSVPVVSCLGVPITAHTREGAARRVVHRALHTREAREAHRPAQAGPAALAPAGSDVHLCNAYTLALADRDPALLRTLRSAFLNLADGQPVVWANQLLHRGTALPRGRVYGPDLMLDVFSMSQGTGLRHYLLGSTPEVLAALQRELRRRFPRAVLAGSCSPPFRSLTAQELRDQEEDIRARGADIVWVGLGTPLQDHRAAELSAALPVVTMAVGAAFDFIAGSKRQAPSWMQQGGLEWLFRLGCEPRRLWRRYLFGNARFVGGAVRQAARRQVPRASAPPALPSDAGTGLTGRRERAR from the coding sequence ATGACGGCGGTCGGCGAAACGGCGAGCGGCACAGTCTCCGTACCCGTCGTCTCGTGTCTGGGCGTGCCCATCACGGCGCACACCCGTGAGGGCGCCGCCCGCCGGGTGGTGCACCGCGCCCTGCACACCCGGGAGGCACGCGAGGCGCACCGGCCGGCACAGGCCGGCCCAGCCGCCCTCGCCCCCGCGGGGAGCGACGTGCACCTGTGCAACGCCTACACCCTCGCCCTGGCCGACCGGGACCCGGCGCTGCTCAGGACCCTCCGCTCGGCGTTCCTCAACCTCGCCGACGGGCAGCCGGTGGTCTGGGCGAACCAGCTCCTCCACCGGGGCACGGCGCTGCCGCGCGGGCGCGTCTACGGCCCCGACCTGATGCTGGACGTCTTCTCCATGAGCCAGGGCACAGGGTTGCGCCACTACCTGCTGGGCTCCACGCCCGAGGTGCTGGCCGCGCTGCAGCGCGAACTGCGGAGGCGCTTCCCCCGGGCCGTGCTCGCCGGTTCCTGTTCCCCGCCGTTCCGGTCGCTGACCGCCCAGGAGCTCCGGGACCAGGAGGAGGACATCCGCGCACGCGGGGCCGACATCGTCTGGGTGGGTCTCGGCACCCCGCTGCAGGACCACCGGGCCGCCGAGCTCAGCGCCGCGCTGCCGGTGGTGACCATGGCGGTGGGCGCCGCGTTCGACTTCATCGCGGGCAGCAAGCGGCAGGCGCCGTCCTGGATGCAACAGGGCGGACTGGAGTGGCTGTTCCGGCTGGGCTGCGAGCCGCGCCGGCTGTGGCGGCGCTATCTGTTCGGCAACGCCCGGTTCGTCGGGGGCGCCGTCCGGCAGGCGGCCCGCCGGCAGGTTCCACGGGCGTCCGCCCCGCCGGCGCTGCCGTCGGACGCCGGGACGGGACTCACCGGCAGACGGGAGAGGGCGCGTTGA
- a CDS encoding UDP-glucuronic acid decarboxylase family protein, with product MRAVVTGGAGFIGSHLCERLLQQDHEVVCVDSFLTSSPDNIEHLTDNRHFQFQHRDITQGLDVPGPVDAVFHLASPASPADYLRLPLETLRVGSAGTWHALDLAAGKGARFLLTSTSESYGDPQVHPQPESYWGHVNPVGPRAVYDEAKRFGEALTMTYRRERGVDAKIVRIFNTFGPRMRPDDGRAIPTFIRQALRGEPITVTGDGSQTRSLCYVDDLVDGLTRMTGSSHGGPVNLGNPHEVTMLELAQWISKLTESPSEIVLVPRPQDDPEKRRPSITLARELLDWNPTTPVEHGLRETVKDFRRRIDVDGTTPRRHPVTVVNGTARR from the coding sequence ATGCGCGCGGTAGTGACGGGTGGGGCCGGATTCATCGGCTCGCATCTGTGCGAGCGGCTGCTTCAGCAGGACCACGAGGTGGTCTGCGTCGACAGCTTCCTGACCTCCAGCCCCGACAACATCGAACACCTCACGGACAACCGGCATTTCCAGTTCCAGCACCGGGACATCACGCAGGGCCTGGACGTGCCGGGGCCCGTGGACGCCGTGTTCCACCTGGCCTCACCGGCCTCGCCGGCGGACTACCTGAGGCTGCCCCTGGAGACGCTCCGTGTCGGCTCGGCCGGCACGTGGCACGCCCTCGACCTGGCCGCGGGGAAGGGCGCCCGTTTCCTGCTGACGTCCACCTCCGAGTCGTACGGAGACCCGCAGGTGCACCCGCAGCCGGAGAGCTACTGGGGGCACGTCAACCCGGTGGGCCCGCGCGCCGTGTACGACGAGGCGAAGCGCTTCGGCGAGGCCCTGACGATGACGTACCGCAGGGAACGCGGCGTGGACGCCAAGATCGTGCGCATCTTCAACACCTTCGGGCCCAGGATGCGACCGGACGACGGCCGGGCGATCCCCACGTTCATCCGCCAGGCTCTGCGGGGAGAGCCGATCACGGTCACCGGGGACGGCAGCCAGACCAGGTCGCTGTGCTACGTGGACGACCTGGTCGACGGGCTGACGCGGATGACCGGGAGCAGCCACGGCGGCCCGGTCAACCTCGGCAACCCCCACGAGGTCACGATGCTCGAACTGGCCCAGTGGATCAGCAAGCTCACCGAGTCCCCGTCCGAGATCGTGCTGGTCCCCCGGCCGCAGGACGACCCCGAGAAACGCCGTCCGAGCATCACGCTGGCTCGCGAACTGCTGGACTGGAACCCCACGACCCCGGTGGAGCACGGCCTGCGCGAAACCGTCAAGGACTTCCGCCGCCGTATCGACGTCGACGGCACCACGCCCCGGCGGCACCCCGTCACCGTGGTGAACGGCACGGCCCGTCGATGA
- a CDS encoding sugar transferase: protein MPVSTAETAHRPPSPYRQARRGGRTAKRAIDVLGAAVLLLLVAPVLLVAAIAVKVDTPGPLLFRQRRTGWRGKEFEVLKLRTMGVGAERLRAAMSVRNEADGHLFKIREDPRVTAVGRWLRRYSLDELPQLVNVLKGQMSLVGPRPLPVGDSAFTGEARRRLLVRPGLTGLWQVSGRSDLAWEDALRLDLEYVDAWSIRLDLTILLRTLPAVLRGDGAY from the coding sequence ATGCCGGTGTCCACGGCCGAAACGGCTCACCGCCCACCGTCCCCGTACCGGCAGGCGCGCCGGGGAGGCAGGACGGCCAAGCGGGCCATCGATGTACTGGGCGCCGCCGTCCTGCTCCTGCTGGTGGCGCCGGTACTCCTCGTGGCGGCCATCGCGGTGAAGGTCGACACCCCCGGCCCGCTGCTGTTCCGTCAGCGCCGTACCGGCTGGCGGGGCAAGGAGTTCGAGGTCCTCAAGCTCCGCACCATGGGAGTCGGAGCCGAGCGGTTGCGGGCCGCCATGTCCGTCCGCAACGAGGCGGACGGACACCTGTTCAAGATCCGTGAGGACCCCCGGGTGACCGCGGTCGGACGGTGGCTGCGCCGCTACTCCCTGGACGAGCTGCCGCAGTTGGTGAATGTGCTGAAGGGACAGATGTCCCTGGTCGGCCCCCGCCCGCTCCCGGTCGGGGACTCCGCGTTCACCGGGGAGGCCCGCCGCCGTCTCCTGGTCCGCCCGGGGCTCACCGGCCTGTGGCAGGTCAGTGGCCGCTCCGACCTCGCCTGGGAGGACGCCCTGCGCCTGGACCTGGAGTACGTCGACGCCTGGTCGATCAGGCTGGACCTGACCATCCTCCTCCGGACCCTTCCCGCTGTGCTGCGTGGTGACGGTGCCTATTGA
- a CDS encoding DUF4012 domain-containing protein has protein sequence MPPRRTNGGRRVAGLPRPPRVRVRVLVYATAGLLLAGAAWIAVTGVLAAQELLAAQRKLESLRPQPATSQSAAGAPAETASLTRTAEAAVRDAAGHTARAHRLTTGPAWYPAAQLPVLGAPLRTVRGIAEAADRLTGDVLSPLARTAGDVGAGPGEDGGLLNLSAVRRAAPLLDHASRSAARVRTEVDELPHSTWLPAADRARTRLARQLDRLRPLTGDAAAAARVMPSMLGADGPRRYLVVFENTAEARGTGGLPGAFAVLRADRGRMSFERFGNDTELASVSADVDLGAEYDALYGSSAPAATWVNSNVSPHFPYAARIWAAAWHRHSGQQVDGAFSLDPGVVSGLLAASGPVRLPDGSTVTAGNVVDLTERASYAVHRDTARRKAFFLDVARAVATRLLHAADDPARRPALFAALHRQLAAGRIKVWSAHSAEERELLAGSFGGALPDGSVPLAGLVVNNAAGTKLDYYLDRELVWAPGRCVGGRREITVTARLTNRAPESGLPPYVTQRVDDPLHDVRPGDNRLLVSYYASAGAMLSRATLDGRPALVNHATERGHPVFTLDLELPARGTRTLVLHLLEPPSGRAPVVLRQPLVRPLRATVRENGPCGA, from the coding sequence ATGCCGCCCCGGCGGACGAACGGCGGCCGGCGCGTCGCCGGCCTCCCCCGGCCGCCCAGGGTCCGGGTCAGGGTGCTGGTGTACGCGACGGCCGGGCTGCTCCTCGCCGGAGCCGCCTGGATCGCGGTGACCGGTGTGCTCGCCGCCCAGGAACTGCTGGCGGCCCAGCGGAAGCTGGAGTCGCTGCGCCCACAGCCGGCCACGTCGCAGTCAGCGGCGGGCGCACCCGCCGAGACCGCGTCGCTGACGCGCACCGCCGAGGCCGCGGTGCGCGACGCCGCCGGGCATACGGCACGGGCTCATCGCCTCACCACCGGACCGGCCTGGTACCCGGCGGCTCAGCTGCCCGTTCTCGGCGCCCCGCTGCGGACCGTACGCGGAATCGCGGAAGCCGCCGACCGGCTGACCGGCGACGTGCTCTCCCCGCTGGCGCGCACCGCCGGTGACGTCGGCGCCGGACCGGGGGAGGACGGCGGGCTGCTGAACCTCTCCGCCGTGCGCCGCGCGGCTCCTCTCCTCGATCACGCGTCGCGCAGCGCGGCGCGGGTGCGGACCGAGGTCGACGAACTCCCGCACAGCACCTGGCTGCCGGCCGCCGACCGGGCACGCACCCGGCTCGCCCGGCAGCTCGACCGGCTCCGTCCCCTCACCGGAGACGCCGCCGCGGCGGCCCGGGTGATGCCGTCGATGCTCGGAGCGGACGGGCCGCGGCGGTACCTCGTGGTGTTCGAGAACACCGCCGAGGCACGCGGCACCGGCGGGCTTCCCGGAGCCTTCGCGGTGCTCAGGGCGGACCGGGGCCGGATGAGTTTCGAGCGCTTCGGGAACGACACCGAACTGGCCTCGGTCTCGGCGGATGTGGACCTGGGGGCCGAGTACGACGCGCTGTACGGCTCCAGCGCCCCGGCCGCGACCTGGGTCAACTCCAATGTCAGCCCGCACTTCCCCTATGCGGCACGGATCTGGGCGGCCGCATGGCACCGGCACAGCGGGCAGCAGGTGGACGGTGCGTTCTCCCTGGACCCCGGTGTGGTGTCGGGACTTCTCGCCGCCTCCGGCCCCGTCCGGCTGCCCGACGGGAGCACCGTCACCGCCGGAAACGTGGTGGACCTCACCGAGCGCGCCAGCTACGCGGTTCACCGGGACACCGCGCGGCGCAAGGCCTTCTTCCTCGACGTCGCGCGTGCCGTGGCCACCCGGCTGCTCCACGCCGCGGACGATCCGGCGCGCCGGCCCGCCCTCTTCGCGGCGCTGCACCGGCAGCTGGCGGCGGGGCGGATCAAGGTGTGGAGTGCCCACTCCGCCGAGGAGCGCGAACTCCTGGCGGGGTCGTTCGGCGGAGCGCTGCCCGACGGGTCCGTCCCGCTGGCCGGACTGGTGGTCAACAACGCGGCGGGCACGAAGCTGGACTACTACCTGGACCGCGAGCTCGTCTGGGCACCGGGACGGTGCGTCGGCGGCCGGCGCGAGATCACCGTGACGGCCCGCCTGACCAACCGGGCACCGGAGTCGGGGCTCCCGCCGTATGTCACCCAACGGGTGGACGACCCGCTCCACGACGTCCGGCCGGGCGACAACCGTCTGCTGGTCTCCTACTACGCGAGCGCGGGGGCGATGCTGTCCCGGGCCACGCTGGACGGCCGCCCGGCGCTGGTGAACCACGCCACGGAGCGCGGCCACCCGGTCTTCACCCTCGATCTGGAACTGCCCGCGCGCGGCACGCGCACGCTCGTACTCCACTTGCTGGAGCCGCCTTCCGGCCGTGCTCCGGTCGTGCTGCGCCAGCCGCTGGTGCGTCCCCTGCGGGCCACGGTGCGCGAGAACGGTCCGTGCGGTGCCTGA
- a CDS encoding LPXTG cell wall anchor domain-containing protein, with translation MTAPSKWRTAVAAVAASAAFAAVPVLGAQPAHAQYPPPSPGLTLSSTAVYQGAKIAFIGRGFASEQAVVAELLPEQTRLGNFRANRLGAVWGSVRIPRCTTPGNHVFRLRASNPNRVLEAGITVLERPGDDPCTTKAVPKQQARAAALPAGQQNLADTGDDTTPLLMGGAAGLAALGGGGVLLARRLRKH, from the coding sequence ATGACTGCGCCATCGAAGTGGCGTACCGCCGTGGCGGCCGTGGCGGCTTCCGCTGCTTTCGCCGCCGTGCCGGTCCTGGGCGCCCAGCCCGCCCACGCCCAATACCCACCACCGTCCCCGGGCCTCACCCTGAGTTCCACGGCCGTCTACCAGGGGGCCAAGATCGCTTTCATCGGAAGGGGGTTCGCCTCCGAACAGGCGGTCGTGGCCGAACTGCTCCCGGAACAGACCAGGCTGGGGAACTTCAGGGCCAACAGGCTCGGCGCGGTCTGGGGATCGGTCCGTATCCCCCGGTGCACGACGCCGGGCAATCACGTCTTCCGGCTGCGGGCGTCGAACCCGAATCGGGTCCTCGAGGCCGGGATCACCGTGCTCGAGCGCCCCGGGGATGATCCCTGCACGACCAAGGCGGTACCGAAGCAGCAGGCCCGTGCCGCCGCGCTCCCCGCCGGACAGCAGAACCTGGCCGACACCGGTGACGACACAACGCCTCTCCTCATGGGCGGGGCCGCGGGCCTGGCGGCCCTGGGCGGTGGCGGGGTCCTCCTCGCCCGCCGGCTCCGGAAGCACTGA